One region of Chanodichthys erythropterus isolate Z2021 chromosome 24, ASM2448905v1, whole genome shotgun sequence genomic DNA includes:
- the chst1 gene encoding carbohydrate sulfotransferase 1, with protein MQCSWKAVILLALVSIAIQYTAIRTFTAKPFHMCPVPNPLNCGLGQDVESFDRMCDEYPYFNYNSSRKTHILILATTRSGSSFVGQLFNQHSDVFYLFEPLYHVQTTLIPHLSPSRYAVERRVMLGASRDLLRSLYNCDLYFLESYIKPQPANHTTDKLFRRGASKALCSMPVCDAFSPNDGNIEEGDCVRKCASLNLTLATESCRERRHVAIKTVRIPEVNDLKALIEDPRLNLKVIQLVRDPRGILSSRIETFRDTYRLWRIWRATGRKPYNLDLTQLTTVCDDFLNSVSTGLSRPPWLRGRYMLVRYEDLARNPLQKTKEVYEFLGLSLEKSVVDWIHNNTRGNNDVSAKHKYGTLRDSAANAESWRLKLSHDIVDYTQTVCQHILDELGYKAVNSPEELKNMSLSLIEDKTFIPFL; from the coding sequence AATGTTCCTGGAAGGCTGTGATTCTGCTTGCATTGGTGTCCATCGCGATCCAATACACAGCAATCAGGACTTTCACAGCCAAGCCTTTTCATATGTGTCCTGTTCCTAACCCTTTGAACTGTGGCTTGGGACAGGATGTGGAGTCCTTCGATCGGATGTGTGATGAGTACCCCTATTTTAATTACAATTCCTCCAGGAAGACTCACATCCTCATCTTGGCGACCACCCGTAGCGGCTCCTCTTTCGTTGGACAGTTGTTCAACCAGCACTCAGATGTGTTTTATCTTTTTGAACCACTCTATCATGTCCAAACGACCTTAATCCCTCACCTTTCTCCCAGCAGATACGCTGTTGAGCGCAGAGTGATGCTGGGAGCCAGTCGTGACCTTCTTAGAAGCTTGTACAACTGCGACTTGTATTTCTTAGAGAGTTACATCAAACCGCAGCCGGCAAACCATACCACGGATAAACTCTTTCGACGAGGAGCCAGCAAAGCCCTCTGCTCTATGCCGGTCTGTGATGCCTTCAGCCCCAATGATGGCAATATAGAAGAGGGGGATTGTGTTCGAAAGTGTGCCTCCCTTAACTTGACCCTAGCTACCGAATCGTGTCGGGAAAGACGCCACGTGGCCATTAAAACAGTGCGTATTCCAGAGGTCAACGATCTTAAGGCACTGATTGAGGACCCTCGGCTTAATCTGAAAGTTATCCAGCTGGTGAGGGACCCGCGTGGAATACTATCTTCGAGGATTGAAACCTTTCGGGACACTTACCGCCTATGGCGGATCTGGAGAGCCACAGGCCGGAAACCCTACAACTTGGATTTGACTCAGCTCACAACAGTGTGTGATGACTTTCTGAACTCAGTGTCCACAGGCTTAAGCCGGCCGCCGTGGCTTCGAGGACGGTACATGCTGGTGAGATACGAGGACCTAGCCAGGAATCCGCTCCAAAAAACCAAGGAGGTTTATGAATTCCTTGGTCTTTCTTTGGAAAAAAGTGTGGTGGACTGGATACATAACAACACGAGAGGCAATAACGACGTGTCAGCAAAGCATAAGTACGGCACGTTGAGGGACTCGGCGGCCAACGCAGAGAGCTGGAGGTTGAAATTGTCTCATGACATAGTTGATTACACACAAACTGTTTGTCAGCACATTTTAGATGAGCTCGGCTACAAAGCTGTCAACTCCCCCGAGGAGCTGAAAAACATGTCGCTCTCTCTCATTGAGGACAAAACCTTCATACCTTTTTTGTAA